One Hemibagrus wyckioides isolate EC202008001 linkage group LG07, SWU_Hwy_1.0, whole genome shotgun sequence DNA segment encodes these proteins:
- the arl8 gene encoding ADP-ribosylation factor-like 8 isoform X1, with protein MGLIVAKLWSFFCNQEHKVIIVGLDNAGKTTILYQFLMKEVVHTSPTIGSNVEEIVVKNTHFLMWDIGGQESLRSSWNTYYSNTEFIILVVDSTDRERLAISKEELYRMLAHEDLRKAAVLIFANKQDMKGCMSAAEISKYLTLSSIKDHPWHIQSCCALTGEGLCQGLEWMTSRVGLR; from the exons atgGGTCTGATTGTGGCCAAACTGTGGAGCTTTTTCTGTAATCAAG AACACAAGGTGATCATCGTGGGTCTCGACAATGCTGGAAAGACGACCATCCTTTACCAGTT CCTGATGAAAGAGGTCGTCCACACGTCTCCGACCATCGGCAGTAACGTTGAAGAGATCGTTGTGAAGAATACACACTTCCTGATGTGGGACATCGGTGGCCAGGAGAGTCTGCGGTCTTCTTGGAACACCTACTACTCCAACACTGAG TTCATCATCCTGGTAGTGGACAGTACAGACAGAGAAAGGCTTGCTATCTCTAAAGAGGAGCTGTACAGAATGCTGGCACATGAG gATTTGCGTAAAGCCGCAGTGTTGATTTTTGCCAATAAGCAGGATATGAAGGGTTGTATGTCTGCAGCAGAGATCTCCAAATACCTGACTCTCAGCTCCATCAAAGACCATCCATGGCACATTCAGTCCTGCTGTGCTCTTACTGGAGAAGG tCTGTGCCAGGGCCTGGAGTGGATGACCTCGAGGGTAGGACTCAGATAG
- the arl8 gene encoding ADP-ribosylation factor-like 8 isoform X2, translating to MKEVVHTSPTIGSNVEEIVVKNTHFLMWDIGGQESLRSSWNTYYSNTEFIILVVDSTDRERLAISKEELYRMLAHEDLRKAAVLIFANKQDMKGCMSAAEISKYLTLSSIKDHPWHIQSCCALTGEGLCQGLEWMTSRVGLR from the exons ATGAAAGAGGTCGTCCACACGTCTCCGACCATCGGCAGTAACGTTGAAGAGATCGTTGTGAAGAATACACACTTCCTGATGTGGGACATCGGTGGCCAGGAGAGTCTGCGGTCTTCTTGGAACACCTACTACTCCAACACTGAG TTCATCATCCTGGTAGTGGACAGTACAGACAGAGAAAGGCTTGCTATCTCTAAAGAGGAGCTGTACAGAATGCTGGCACATGAG gATTTGCGTAAAGCCGCAGTGTTGATTTTTGCCAATAAGCAGGATATGAAGGGTTGTATGTCTGCAGCAGAGATCTCCAAATACCTGACTCTCAGCTCCATCAAAGACCATCCATGGCACATTCAGTCCTGCTGTGCTCTTACTGGAGAAGG tCTGTGCCAGGGCCTGGAGTGGATGACCTCGAGGGTAGGACTCAGATAG
- the nsun6 gene encoding tRNA (cytosine(72)-C(5))-methyltransferase NSUN6 isoform X5 produces the protein MYLLLLFHPLPVSMMSVINKSVFPQIAFRSEVQEYLHNVYTNKELVSELGKEEAERVFDSLLSCLSHPPSLTCLRASTHTHSLQDIQHRLEQHIAQQQVSDCYSDRVSTPILPHPQLPDVLLLPVRGPRDVSILTAEVIVGAQCGSAVLRGAHVFAPGVLSAPKFMKAGDQVSVFSDVEGRCTRGAKEFQGKKVFLGNGVCVMNRSDIFCPEGPVRGVAVRMVDALYQSPSFDGVLTSEVFLQNLPSVVVGHVLGPRPGERILDMCAAPGGKTTHIAALMANQGVVVALDKIKSKVEKISENARALRLHCIQAHCYNSIQAVSSDPNHTGSTADTPPFPEESFDRILLDAPCSGLGQRPNMAINYSLKEVCSYQPLQRKLFRTEPHLGSQGMPGSELSCDQRRLLQRFRPELSWRGATDSHASKDLLLKANTDTIGFFIAKFSKR, from the exons ATGTaccttcttctcctctttcacCCTCTTCCAGTGTCCATGATGTCTGTGATAAACAAGAGCGTGTTCCCTCAGATAGCCTTCAGGTCTGAAGTGCAGGAATATCTTCATAATGTTTACACCAACAAAGAG ctcGTGTCTGAACTCGGAAAGGAGGAGGCCGAGAGAGTGTTTGATTCGCTGCTGTCCTGTCTGTCCCACCCGCCATCACTCACCTGCCTGAgagccagcacacacacacactcactacaggacATTCAACACAGGCTGGAGCAGCACATTGCACAA CAGCAAGTGAGCGATTGTTACAGTGACCGGGTTTCCACTCCCATCCTTCCTCACCCACAACTTCCagatgtgctgctgctgccggTTAGAGGGCCGAG GGATGTCAGTATTTTGACTGCAGAGGTGATCGTCGGTGCACAGTGTGGCAGTGCTGTACTGAGAGGAGCTCATGTCTTTGCTCCAGGTGTCCTCAGTGCACCCAAGT TCATGAAGGCAGGTGACCAGGTGTCAGTTTTCTCAGACGTGGAGGGTAGGTGCACACGAGGAGCTAAAGAGTTCCAGGGCAAGAAGGTCTTTCTggggaatggtgtgtgtgtgatgaaccgTTCAGATATTTTTTGTCCAGAAGGACCAGTAAG AGGTGTGGCTGTTAGGATGGTGGACGCTCTTTACCAAAGCCCATCGTTTGATGGCGTACTGACAAGTGAAGTGTTCCTGCAG aatCTCCCGTCAGTTGTGGTGGGTCATGTTTTGGGTCCTCGTCCTGGTGAGAGGATCTTGGACATGTGTGCAGCTCCTGGAGGAAAGACTACACACATAGCTGCTCTCATGGCTAATCAG GGAGTCGTAGTGGCTCTGGACAAGATCAAATCCAAGGTGGAGAAGATCAGCGAGAATGCTCGAGCGCTGCGGCTGCACTGTATTCAAGCGCACTGTTACAACAGCATACAGGCCGTCAGCTCTGATCCTAACCACACCGGCAGTACAG CAGACACTCCTCCATTCCCAGAAGAGAGTTTTGATCGGATATTATTAGATGCTCCGTGCAGTGGGCTGGGACAGAGACCTAACATGGCTATCAACTACAGTCTCAAGGAAGTGTGCTCATACCAGCCTTTACAGAGAAAACTCTTCCGCACG GAACCACACCTTGGCTCTCAGGGCATGCCTGGATCTGAATTATCATGTGACCAGCGGAGGCTGCTGCAGAGGTTCCGCCCAGAGTTATCATGGCGCGGGGCTACTGACAGTCACGCTTCTAAGGATCTCCTGCTAAAAGCCAACACAGACACTATCGGATTCTTCATAGCGAAATTCAGCAAGAGATAA
- the nsun6 gene encoding tRNA (cytosine(72)-C(5))-methyltransferase NSUN6 isoform X1 produces the protein MYLLLLFHPLPVSMMSVINKSVFPQIAFRSEVQEYLHNVYTNKELVSELGKEEAERVFDSLLSCLSHPPSLTCLRASTHTHSLQDIQHRLEQHIAQQQVSDCYSDRVSTPILPHPQLPDVLLLPVRGPRDVSILTAEVIVGAQCGSAVLRGAHVFAPGVLSAPKFMKAGDQVSVFSDVEGRCTRGAKEFQGKKVFLGNGVCVMNRSDIFCPEGPVRGVAVRMVDALYQSPSFDGVLTSEVFLQNLPSVVVGHVLGPRPGERILDMCAAPGGKTTHIAALMANQGVVVALDKIKSKVEKISENARALRLHCIQAHCYNSIQAVSSDPNHTGSTADTPPFPEESFDRILLDAPCSGLGQRPNMAINYSLKEVCSYQPLQRKLFRTAVQLLKKGGVLVYSTCTVTLAENEEQVAWALKTFPSLTLEPQEPHLGSQGMPGSELSCDQRRLLQRFRPELSWRGATDSHASKDLLLKANTDTIGFFIAKFSKR, from the exons ATGTaccttcttctcctctttcacCCTCTTCCAGTGTCCATGATGTCTGTGATAAACAAGAGCGTGTTCCCTCAGATAGCCTTCAGGTCTGAAGTGCAGGAATATCTTCATAATGTTTACACCAACAAAGAG ctcGTGTCTGAACTCGGAAAGGAGGAGGCCGAGAGAGTGTTTGATTCGCTGCTGTCCTGTCTGTCCCACCCGCCATCACTCACCTGCCTGAgagccagcacacacacacactcactacaggacATTCAACACAGGCTGGAGCAGCACATTGCACAA CAGCAAGTGAGCGATTGTTACAGTGACCGGGTTTCCACTCCCATCCTTCCTCACCCACAACTTCCagatgtgctgctgctgccggTTAGAGGGCCGAG GGATGTCAGTATTTTGACTGCAGAGGTGATCGTCGGTGCACAGTGTGGCAGTGCTGTACTGAGAGGAGCTCATGTCTTTGCTCCAGGTGTCCTCAGTGCACCCAAGT TCATGAAGGCAGGTGACCAGGTGTCAGTTTTCTCAGACGTGGAGGGTAGGTGCACACGAGGAGCTAAAGAGTTCCAGGGCAAGAAGGTCTTTCTggggaatggtgtgtgtgtgatgaaccgTTCAGATATTTTTTGTCCAGAAGGACCAGTAAG AGGTGTGGCTGTTAGGATGGTGGACGCTCTTTACCAAAGCCCATCGTTTGATGGCGTACTGACAAGTGAAGTGTTCCTGCAG aatCTCCCGTCAGTTGTGGTGGGTCATGTTTTGGGTCCTCGTCCTGGTGAGAGGATCTTGGACATGTGTGCAGCTCCTGGAGGAAAGACTACACACATAGCTGCTCTCATGGCTAATCAG GGAGTCGTAGTGGCTCTGGACAAGATCAAATCCAAGGTGGAGAAGATCAGCGAGAATGCTCGAGCGCTGCGGCTGCACTGTATTCAAGCGCACTGTTACAACAGCATACAGGCCGTCAGCTCTGATCCTAACCACACCGGCAGTACAG CAGACACTCCTCCATTCCCAGAAGAGAGTTTTGATCGGATATTATTAGATGCTCCGTGCAGTGGGCTGGGACAGAGACCTAACATGGCTATCAACTACAGTCTCAAGGAAGTGTGCTCATACCAGCCTTTACAGAGAAAACTCTTCCGCACG gctgtgCAGCTCTTGAAAAAGggaggtgtgttggtgtatagtACCTGCACTGTAACACTTGCTGAGAATGAAGAGCAGGTGGCCTGGGCATTGAAAACGTTTCCAAGTTTAACTCTGGAGCCACAG GAACCACACCTTGGCTCTCAGGGCATGCCTGGATCTGAATTATCATGTGACCAGCGGAGGCTGCTGCAGAGGTTCCGCCCAGAGTTATCATGGCGCGGGGCTACTGACAGTCACGCTTCTAAGGATCTCCTGCTAAAAGCCAACACAGACACTATCGGATTCTTCATAGCGAAATTCAGCAAGAGATAA
- the nsun6 gene encoding tRNA (cytosine(72)-C(5))-methyltransferase NSUN6 isoform X2, whose amino-acid sequence MYLLLLFHPLPVSMMSVINKSVFPQIAFRSEVQEYLHNVYTNKELVSELGKEEAERVFDSLLSCLSHPPSLTCLRASTHTHSLQDIQHRLEQHIAQQQVSDCYSDRVSTPILPHPQLPDVLLLPVRGPRDVSILTAEVIVGAQCGSAVLRGAHVFAPGVLSAPKFMKAGDQVSVFSDVEGRCTRGAKEFQGKKVFLGNGVCVMNRSDIFCPEGPVRGVAVRMVDALYQSPSFDGVLTSEVFLQNLPSVVVGHVLGPRPGERILDMCAAPGGKTTHIAALMANQGVVVALDKIKSKVEKISENARALRLHCIQAHCYNSIQAVSSDPNHTGSTDTPPFPEESFDRILLDAPCSGLGQRPNMAINYSLKEVCSYQPLQRKLFRTAVQLLKKGGVLVYSTCTVTLAENEEQVAWALKTFPSLTLEPQEPHLGSQGMPGSELSCDQRRLLQRFRPELSWRGATDSHASKDLLLKANTDTIGFFIAKFSKR is encoded by the exons ATGTaccttcttctcctctttcacCCTCTTCCAGTGTCCATGATGTCTGTGATAAACAAGAGCGTGTTCCCTCAGATAGCCTTCAGGTCTGAAGTGCAGGAATATCTTCATAATGTTTACACCAACAAAGAG ctcGTGTCTGAACTCGGAAAGGAGGAGGCCGAGAGAGTGTTTGATTCGCTGCTGTCCTGTCTGTCCCACCCGCCATCACTCACCTGCCTGAgagccagcacacacacacactcactacaggacATTCAACACAGGCTGGAGCAGCACATTGCACAA CAGCAAGTGAGCGATTGTTACAGTGACCGGGTTTCCACTCCCATCCTTCCTCACCCACAACTTCCagatgtgctgctgctgccggTTAGAGGGCCGAG GGATGTCAGTATTTTGACTGCAGAGGTGATCGTCGGTGCACAGTGTGGCAGTGCTGTACTGAGAGGAGCTCATGTCTTTGCTCCAGGTGTCCTCAGTGCACCCAAGT TCATGAAGGCAGGTGACCAGGTGTCAGTTTTCTCAGACGTGGAGGGTAGGTGCACACGAGGAGCTAAAGAGTTCCAGGGCAAGAAGGTCTTTCTggggaatggtgtgtgtgtgatgaaccgTTCAGATATTTTTTGTCCAGAAGGACCAGTAAG AGGTGTGGCTGTTAGGATGGTGGACGCTCTTTACCAAAGCCCATCGTTTGATGGCGTACTGACAAGTGAAGTGTTCCTGCAG aatCTCCCGTCAGTTGTGGTGGGTCATGTTTTGGGTCCTCGTCCTGGTGAGAGGATCTTGGACATGTGTGCAGCTCCTGGAGGAAAGACTACACACATAGCTGCTCTCATGGCTAATCAG GGAGTCGTAGTGGCTCTGGACAAGATCAAATCCAAGGTGGAGAAGATCAGCGAGAATGCTCGAGCGCTGCGGCTGCACTGTATTCAAGCGCACTGTTACAACAGCATACAGGCCGTCAGCTCTGATCCTAACCACACCGGCAGTACAG ACACTCCTCCATTCCCAGAAGAGAGTTTTGATCGGATATTATTAGATGCTCCGTGCAGTGGGCTGGGACAGAGACCTAACATGGCTATCAACTACAGTCTCAAGGAAGTGTGCTCATACCAGCCTTTACAGAGAAAACTCTTCCGCACG gctgtgCAGCTCTTGAAAAAGggaggtgtgttggtgtatagtACCTGCACTGTAACACTTGCTGAGAATGAAGAGCAGGTGGCCTGGGCATTGAAAACGTTTCCAAGTTTAACTCTGGAGCCACAG GAACCACACCTTGGCTCTCAGGGCATGCCTGGATCTGAATTATCATGTGACCAGCGGAGGCTGCTGCAGAGGTTCCGCCCAGAGTTATCATGGCGCGGGGCTACTGACAGTCACGCTTCTAAGGATCTCCTGCTAAAAGCCAACACAGACACTATCGGATTCTTCATAGCGAAATTCAGCAAGAGATAA
- the nsun6 gene encoding tRNA (cytosine(72)-C(5))-methyltransferase NSUN6 isoform X3, giving the protein MYLLLLFHPLPVSMMSVINKSVFPQIAFRSEVQEYLHNVYTNKELVSELGKEEAERVFDSLLSCLSHPPSLTCLRASTHTHSLQDIQHRLEQHIAQQVSDCYSDRVSTPILPHPQLPDVLLLPVRGPRDVSILTAEVIVGAQCGSAVLRGAHVFAPGVLSAPKFMKAGDQVSVFSDVEGRCTRGAKEFQGKKVFLGNGVCVMNRSDIFCPEGPVRGVAVRMVDALYQSPSFDGVLTSEVFLQNLPSVVVGHVLGPRPGERILDMCAAPGGKTTHIAALMANQGVVVALDKIKSKVEKISENARALRLHCIQAHCYNSIQAVSSDPNHTGSTADTPPFPEESFDRILLDAPCSGLGQRPNMAINYSLKEVCSYQPLQRKLFRTAVQLLKKGGVLVYSTCTVTLAENEEQVAWALKTFPSLTLEPQEPHLGSQGMPGSELSCDQRRLLQRFRPELSWRGATDSHASKDLLLKANTDTIGFFIAKFSKR; this is encoded by the exons ATGTaccttcttctcctctttcacCCTCTTCCAGTGTCCATGATGTCTGTGATAAACAAGAGCGTGTTCCCTCAGATAGCCTTCAGGTCTGAAGTGCAGGAATATCTTCATAATGTTTACACCAACAAAGAG ctcGTGTCTGAACTCGGAAAGGAGGAGGCCGAGAGAGTGTTTGATTCGCTGCTGTCCTGTCTGTCCCACCCGCCATCACTCACCTGCCTGAgagccagcacacacacacactcactacaggacATTCAACACAGGCTGGAGCAGCACATTGCACAA CAAGTGAGCGATTGTTACAGTGACCGGGTTTCCACTCCCATCCTTCCTCACCCACAACTTCCagatgtgctgctgctgccggTTAGAGGGCCGAG GGATGTCAGTATTTTGACTGCAGAGGTGATCGTCGGTGCACAGTGTGGCAGTGCTGTACTGAGAGGAGCTCATGTCTTTGCTCCAGGTGTCCTCAGTGCACCCAAGT TCATGAAGGCAGGTGACCAGGTGTCAGTTTTCTCAGACGTGGAGGGTAGGTGCACACGAGGAGCTAAAGAGTTCCAGGGCAAGAAGGTCTTTCTggggaatggtgtgtgtgtgatgaaccgTTCAGATATTTTTTGTCCAGAAGGACCAGTAAG AGGTGTGGCTGTTAGGATGGTGGACGCTCTTTACCAAAGCCCATCGTTTGATGGCGTACTGACAAGTGAAGTGTTCCTGCAG aatCTCCCGTCAGTTGTGGTGGGTCATGTTTTGGGTCCTCGTCCTGGTGAGAGGATCTTGGACATGTGTGCAGCTCCTGGAGGAAAGACTACACACATAGCTGCTCTCATGGCTAATCAG GGAGTCGTAGTGGCTCTGGACAAGATCAAATCCAAGGTGGAGAAGATCAGCGAGAATGCTCGAGCGCTGCGGCTGCACTGTATTCAAGCGCACTGTTACAACAGCATACAGGCCGTCAGCTCTGATCCTAACCACACCGGCAGTACAG CAGACACTCCTCCATTCCCAGAAGAGAGTTTTGATCGGATATTATTAGATGCTCCGTGCAGTGGGCTGGGACAGAGACCTAACATGGCTATCAACTACAGTCTCAAGGAAGTGTGCTCATACCAGCCTTTACAGAGAAAACTCTTCCGCACG gctgtgCAGCTCTTGAAAAAGggaggtgtgttggtgtatagtACCTGCACTGTAACACTTGCTGAGAATGAAGAGCAGGTGGCCTGGGCATTGAAAACGTTTCCAAGTTTAACTCTGGAGCCACAG GAACCACACCTTGGCTCTCAGGGCATGCCTGGATCTGAATTATCATGTGACCAGCGGAGGCTGCTGCAGAGGTTCCGCCCAGAGTTATCATGGCGCGGGGCTACTGACAGTCACGCTTCTAAGGATCTCCTGCTAAAAGCCAACACAGACACTATCGGATTCTTCATAGCGAAATTCAGCAAGAGATAA
- the nsun6 gene encoding tRNA (cytosine(72)-C(5))-methyltransferase NSUN6 isoform X4, with protein MMSVINKSVFPQIAFRSEVQEYLHNVYTNKELVSELGKEEAERVFDSLLSCLSHPPSLTCLRASTHTHSLQDIQHRLEQHIAQQQVSDCYSDRVSTPILPHPQLPDVLLLPVRGPRDVSILTAEVIVGAQCGSAVLRGAHVFAPGVLSAPKFMKAGDQVSVFSDVEGRCTRGAKEFQGKKVFLGNGVCVMNRSDIFCPEGPVRGVAVRMVDALYQSPSFDGVLTSEVFLQNLPSVVVGHVLGPRPGERILDMCAAPGGKTTHIAALMANQGVVVALDKIKSKVEKISENARALRLHCIQAHCYNSIQAVSSDPNHTGSTADTPPFPEESFDRILLDAPCSGLGQRPNMAINYSLKEVCSYQPLQRKLFRTAVQLLKKGGVLVYSTCTVTLAENEEQVAWALKTFPSLTLEPQEPHLGSQGMPGSELSCDQRRLLQRFRPELSWRGATDSHASKDLLLKANTDTIGFFIAKFSKR; from the exons ATGATGTCTGTGATAAACAAGAGCGTGTTCCCTCAGATAGCCTTCAGGTCTGAAGTGCAGGAATATCTTCATAATGTTTACACCAACAAAGAG ctcGTGTCTGAACTCGGAAAGGAGGAGGCCGAGAGAGTGTTTGATTCGCTGCTGTCCTGTCTGTCCCACCCGCCATCACTCACCTGCCTGAgagccagcacacacacacactcactacaggacATTCAACACAGGCTGGAGCAGCACATTGCACAA CAGCAAGTGAGCGATTGTTACAGTGACCGGGTTTCCACTCCCATCCTTCCTCACCCACAACTTCCagatgtgctgctgctgccggTTAGAGGGCCGAG GGATGTCAGTATTTTGACTGCAGAGGTGATCGTCGGTGCACAGTGTGGCAGTGCTGTACTGAGAGGAGCTCATGTCTTTGCTCCAGGTGTCCTCAGTGCACCCAAGT TCATGAAGGCAGGTGACCAGGTGTCAGTTTTCTCAGACGTGGAGGGTAGGTGCACACGAGGAGCTAAAGAGTTCCAGGGCAAGAAGGTCTTTCTggggaatggtgtgtgtgtgatgaaccgTTCAGATATTTTTTGTCCAGAAGGACCAGTAAG AGGTGTGGCTGTTAGGATGGTGGACGCTCTTTACCAAAGCCCATCGTTTGATGGCGTACTGACAAGTGAAGTGTTCCTGCAG aatCTCCCGTCAGTTGTGGTGGGTCATGTTTTGGGTCCTCGTCCTGGTGAGAGGATCTTGGACATGTGTGCAGCTCCTGGAGGAAAGACTACACACATAGCTGCTCTCATGGCTAATCAG GGAGTCGTAGTGGCTCTGGACAAGATCAAATCCAAGGTGGAGAAGATCAGCGAGAATGCTCGAGCGCTGCGGCTGCACTGTATTCAAGCGCACTGTTACAACAGCATACAGGCCGTCAGCTCTGATCCTAACCACACCGGCAGTACAG CAGACACTCCTCCATTCCCAGAAGAGAGTTTTGATCGGATATTATTAGATGCTCCGTGCAGTGGGCTGGGACAGAGACCTAACATGGCTATCAACTACAGTCTCAAGGAAGTGTGCTCATACCAGCCTTTACAGAGAAAACTCTTCCGCACG gctgtgCAGCTCTTGAAAAAGggaggtgtgttggtgtatagtACCTGCACTGTAACACTTGCTGAGAATGAAGAGCAGGTGGCCTGGGCATTGAAAACGTTTCCAAGTTTAACTCTGGAGCCACAG GAACCACACCTTGGCTCTCAGGGCATGCCTGGATCTGAATTATCATGTGACCAGCGGAGGCTGCTGCAGAGGTTCCGCCCAGAGTTATCATGGCGCGGGGCTACTGACAGTCACGCTTCTAAGGATCTCCTGCTAAAAGCCAACACAGACACTATCGGATTCTTCATAGCGAAATTCAGCAAGAGATAA